The Geothrix oryzae DNA window CTACTTCTACGAGCTGGCCTCGCGCATGGACATCGATGACATCTACGCCACGGCGGAGAAGTACGGGCTGACCGAGCGCACGGGCATCGACCTGCCCCGCGAGAAGCGGACCCGCATCCCCAGCCGGGCCTGGAAGCGCAAGGCCCTGCCCAAGGACCCCAAGTGGTACGCGGGCGAGACCATCAGCGTGGGCATCGGCCAGGGGGCCGTGGGCGTGACGCCCATCGGCCTGGCGCGTTTCTACGCGCTCCTGGGCACCCGTGGCAAGCTCGTCACCCCGCATCTGTTCTACGGCTTCCGCGGAGACCAGACCAATGCGCTGGAGCCCGCGGCCGCGCCCCCCTTCAAGGACACCCCCTTGGATCCGAAGCACTGGGCGGTGCTCGACGAGGGTCTCCGCGAGGTGGTGCAGGGCGGGACGGCCGGCGCCAATCCCTTCATCCGCGAGATCGCCAAGCTGATTCCCTTCTCGGGGAAGACCGGCACGGCCCAGGTGGCCACCTTCGTCGACAAGGCCCACTACGCGCGGCAGGCGAAGAAGTTCAAGGACCACGCCCTCTTCGCGGGGTACGCGCCCGCGGACCGCCCCCAGATCGCCTTCGCGGTGGTGGTGGAGAACGCGGGCTTCGGTTCCACGGCCGCCGCCCCCATCGCGGCGAAGCTCGTGAAGTACTGGTTCATGGATCGCCTCAGCAACCCCCTGCCGCCGCCGCGGGGCCGCATGGTGGATCCCTTCGCCCCGGCGACGACGCCGGCCGCGCCCGCGGTCGAGGGGGCGGAATGAAGGAGCGCCTGCGCGCCCTGGACCCGCGCCTGCTGTGGGTGATCCTGGCCCTCACGCTGCTGGGCACGCTGACCCTGTTCTCGGCGGGACGGAACACGCCCCAGGCGGGCATCTGGCTCAAGCAGATGCTCTGGAACCTCATGGGCATGCTGCTCATGCTGCTGCTGGCCAACACCTACCCCCGGCGGATCTTCCGCTACAGCTTCCTCGCCTACCTGCTCGGCCTCGTGGCCCTGGCGGCGGTGCTGGTGGTGGGCAAGAAGATCGGCGGCGCCACCCGATGGTTCGTCATCGCCGGCCAGACCTTCCAGCCTTCCGAGCTGATGAAGTGGGTGACGCTGCTCTATGTGTCGCAGCGGCTGGGCTCCCGCCCGGTGGATTCGGTGGGCCGGCTGGAGCTGTTCGGCGCGGTGGGCCTGGTGGTCTTCCCCATGCTGCTCATCCAGCGCCAGCCCGACCTCGGCATGGCCCTCAGCTTCCTGCCGATCCTGCTGATCATCCCCCTGATGAAGGGGCTGCGCGCCCGCTGGGTGGCGGGGCTCCTGCTGCTGGTCGTGGTGGGCGGCTTCGGCGCCTGGAAGGTCGCCCTCAAGCCCTACCAGAAGCAGCGGGTGATGATCTTCCTGGACCCCTCCAGCGACCTCCAGGGCAAGGGCTACCAGGTGAACCAGAGCCGCATCGCCATCGGTGCGGGCGGGCTCATCGGGAAGGGGTTCACCAGCGGCTCCCAGACGCAGCTGAACTTCCTCCCGGTGAAGACCACGGACTTCGCCTTCAGCGTGTGGGCCGAAGAGCGGGGCTTCATCGGCGTGCTCATCGTCCTGGGACTGTTCGGTCTGCTGCTCAGCCGGATCCTCGACGCCGCCAAGGCCGCGCACTCGAACGCCGAGGCCTACTTCTGCGCCGGGGCCGCCGGCATCTTCGCCCTGCACCTGATGGTGAATGTGGGCATGGTGGCGGGGGCCCTGCCCAACAAGGGCATGGTGCTGCCCTTCTTCAGCGCCGGCGGCAGCAGTACCTTGAGTTTCTTTCTGGCCCTGGGCCTGATCATGGGCATCCTGCATCGATCGAGGGTGAAGTGATGGACCTGAAGAGGCGCATGAAGGACCTGGCGGACCAGGTGCGGACGCACCGGCACCGCTACTATGTGCTCGACCAGCCCAGCATCTCCGACGCGGAGTACGATGCGCTGGAACGGGAGCTCCGGGCCCTCGAGGAGGCCCACCCGGATCTGGCCGATCCCAACAGCCCCACCACCCGCGTGGGGGCGCCGCCGGTCGAGGCCTTCGAGAAGCGCCGCCATGGCACGCCGATGCTCAGCCTCGACAATGCCTATTCCGAAGCCGAGCTGCGGGAATGGGAGGTGAAATGGCGGAAGCTGGCGCCGGAGGCCGAACCGCGCTATGCCGCCGAGCTGAAGGTGGATGGCCTGTCCCTGTCGTTGCGCTACGAGGGCCGCGCCCTGGTCGAAGCACTGACCCGCGGAGATGGCGAGACCGGCGAGCTGGTGACGGAAAATGCCCGCACCATCGCGGACATCCCCCTGGCCCTGCCTGAAGAGGCACCGGAGCGCCTGATCGTCCGAGGCGAGGTGTTCCTTTCCCGCAAGCGCTGGGAGGAGCTGAACCGTCAGCGGGATGAGCGGGGCGAGGCCCGCTTCGCCAATCCCCGCAACGCCGCCAGCGGCACCATGAAGCTGCTGGACAGCCGGGAGGTGGCGGCCCGCGGCCTCTCCTTCCTGCCCTGGCAGGTGCTCCGGGAGGCCGGTGATTCGGAAGATCACGCCCGCGCCATGGCCCACCTCGCCGCCTGGGGATTCGGCAGGATGCCGGCCCACGCCGAGGGCAGCCTGGAGGCGGTGCAGGCCTTCATCGGCCTCCAGGCCGAAGCCCGCTTGAAGCTCCCCTTCGATACGGATGGCGTGGTGCTCAAGATCCTCGATCCCGAGGTACAGAGGCGCCTCGGTGCCACGGACCGCGTGCCGCGCTGGGCCATCGCATTCAAATATCCCGCGACCCAGGTGACCACCACGGTGCTGGGCATCACCTGGCAGGTGGGCCGCACGGGCAAGCTCACGCCGGTGGCGGAGCTGGAGGCGGTCGAAGTGGCCGGCTCCACCGTGCGCCGCGCCACCCTCCACAATGCCGACGAGCTGGCGCGCCTCGGGCTGAAGGTGGGCCATCGCGTGTTCATCGAGAAGGGCGGGGAGGTCATCCCCAAGGTGGTGGCCCTGGTGCCGGGCGAAGAGGATCGGGCCCTTCCCGCGCCGGCCATTCCAGCGGCCTGCCCGGTCTGCGGAGGCGAGGTGGGCAAGGCGGACGATGCCGAAGTCGCCATCCGCTGCCTCAACCCCGAGTGCCCCGCCAAGCTCACGGCCCGCATGCTCCACTTCGGCGGGCGGGCGGCCCTGGACATCGAAGGCATGGGGGAGGCCCTGGTGGAGCAGCTGGTGGCCTCGGGCCGCTTCGAACAGCCCTGGGAGATCCTGACCCTGCTGGACGAGCCTCGGCTCGGCTTGGCCTACCTTTCGGGCCTGGACCGCATGGCGGAGAAATCCGCGCAGAACCTCCTTGAGGCGCTCTCCGCCGCCCGGACGAAGCCCCTGGCCCGCT harbors:
- the rodA gene encoding rod shape-determining protein RodA, with product MKERLRALDPRLLWVILALTLLGTLTLFSAGRNTPQAGIWLKQMLWNLMGMLLMLLLANTYPRRIFRYSFLAYLLGLVALAAVLVVGKKIGGATRWFVIAGQTFQPSELMKWVTLLYVSQRLGSRPVDSVGRLELFGAVGLVVFPMLLIQRQPDLGMALSFLPILLIIPLMKGLRARWVAGLLLLVVVGGFGAWKVALKPYQKQRVMIFLDPSSDLQGKGYQVNQSRIAIGAGGLIGKGFTSGSQTQLNFLPVKTTDFAFSVWAEERGFIGVLIVLGLFGLLLSRILDAAKAAHSNAEAYFCAGAAGIFALHLMVNVGMVAGALPNKGMVLPFFSAGGSSTLSFFLALGLIMGILHRSRVK
- the ligA gene encoding NAD-dependent DNA ligase LigA, whose product is MDLKRRMKDLADQVRTHRHRYYVLDQPSISDAEYDALERELRALEEAHPDLADPNSPTTRVGAPPVEAFEKRRHGTPMLSLDNAYSEAELREWEVKWRKLAPEAEPRYAAELKVDGLSLSLRYEGRALVEALTRGDGETGELVTENARTIADIPLALPEEAPERLIVRGEVFLSRKRWEELNRQRDERGEARFANPRNAASGTMKLLDSREVAARGLSFLPWQVLREAGDSEDHARAMAHLAAWGFGRMPAHAEGSLEAVQAFIGLQAEARLKLPFDTDGVVLKILDPEVQRRLGATDRVPRWAIAFKYPATQVTTTVLGITWQVGRTGKLTPVAELEAVEVAGSTVRRATLHNADELARLGLKVGHRVFIEKGGEVIPKVVALVPGEEDRALPAPAIPAACPVCGGEVGKADDAEVAIRCLNPECPAKLTARMLHFGGRAALDIEGMGEALVEQLVASGRFEQPWEILTLLDEPRLGLAYLSGLDRMAEKSAQNLLEALSAARTKPLARWIHALGIPMVGARTAELLAEAYPSLGALWAEEEARLQAVEEVGPKVAAALRAFATLHPDLPGRLASLGVRPAPPPARDRGGLPLSGEVAVVTGTLPTLSREDAEGLLKELGAKVTGSVSAKTTVLVAGEKAGSKLAKAEALGIPVRDEAWLLGLRMAP